A window of Prolixibacter sp. SD074 contains these coding sequences:
- a CDS encoding TonB-dependent receptor: protein MKKNIVVPLRAGINKFLRIMKITAVVVFVLSMHVYANTYGQTETEKFNLKMNSTFRNVIERLEQETGYHFILQYNEGILDKKVNVDFSGKSIDKVLDDLLSNTGYTYKIVDRYIAIIPANEKAGEQQQNIISGKVTDASGSPLPGVTVVVKGTMKGGITDVDGNYSIAGFSGKDVLVFSFVGMKTEEIPINGKSVINVVLKEETIALNDVVVVGYGVQKKSDLTGAIASVKASDIEKMPVATTDQALQGRAAGVTVTTNSGSPGSPVQIRVRGVGTINDSSPLFVVDGFPVDDIGYLNPSDISSMEILKDASSTAIYGSRGANGVILITTKNGKNMETPVISFDSYYGVSTMWRKPKLLDASQWAMLKNEALTNGGMATIPELVDYQSLGKGTDWVKEVTRAASTRNINFSVTGGSEKVSYFISANNYLQEGIVKKSDFNRTSLRLNTSIKAKKWLTLGENLSIEYNKTRRINEDDEWTAVLIQATTIDPVTPVRLSNGNFAPSNYVDMNNPVAHIDRTNAYSKAFRVVGNVFGDITFNKYLSFRSNLGINYTYGNDYDFNPIYHISGSESNDINSVYRGSSEGRSWNWSNYFTYTRDFGKHNLSVMAGMEASKDYNEWFSTRATALPKEFVQLRYIHNAANRDKATSDGSMTDKRMQSYYGRINYSYDNKYLLTANIRRDGSSVFGPDKRYGTFPSFSAGWKVSQEDFMADNTTISNLKIRAGWGQIGNDKIPEYQYYTLANSGQRYPFGDQIVDGISFPGIGNSELQWEETTTTNVGLDMGLWRGKLTMTADYYLRKTSNMLMQAPVLAHVGLQEDPWVNVGAMNNKGFELELNYKDSKGGFKYELGFNFAANRNKVTDLGTSGSISSASLRNAGYVTRTMVGKPIAQFWGYKTQGLFQNWDEVNAWTDNEGKLLQPNAAPGDIRYAKDATGNLYYGIIGNPLPKFTYGFNGQFGYKNVDLNLFFQGTYGNDIFNGTKIYSDRPDATHNMSTRMLNRWTGEGTTNDAHYPRLNAADANNIWFSDRYVENGSYLRLKNIQLGYTLPSQLTQKFQIEKFRVYVGATNLLTFTKYDGFDPEIGTGYSGSLDLGVDRANYPQARTWLFGLSLTF from the coding sequence ATGAAAAAAAACATTGTTGTCCCGCTTAGGGCGGGCATTAATAAATTCCTGCGCATTATGAAAATAACTGCGGTTGTTGTATTCGTCTTAAGCATGCATGTTTATGCCAATACATACGGACAAACAGAAACCGAGAAGTTCAATCTGAAGATGAACTCTACCTTCCGGAATGTGATAGAACGGTTGGAACAAGAAACCGGCTATCATTTTATTCTGCAATACAATGAAGGGATTTTGGATAAAAAAGTTAATGTCGATTTTTCGGGTAAAAGCATCGATAAGGTGCTCGACGATTTATTGAGTAATACAGGCTATACCTATAAGATAGTTGATCGGTATATTGCTATCATTCCGGCGAATGAAAAAGCGGGCGAACAGCAGCAGAATATCATATCCGGAAAGGTGACCGATGCCTCCGGTAGTCCGCTGCCCGGAGTGACTGTCGTGGTCAAAGGTACCATGAAGGGGGGGATTACCGATGTCGACGGGAATTATTCCATCGCTGGTTTTTCCGGGAAGGATGTGCTGGTTTTCTCCTTTGTGGGAATGAAAACCGAAGAGATTCCCATCAACGGTAAGTCAGTCATCAATGTCGTTTTGAAGGAAGAGACCATTGCTTTGAATGATGTGGTGGTGGTTGGATATGGTGTCCAGAAGAAGAGTGATCTGACCGGCGCCATTGCCTCAGTGAAAGCGAGTGATATTGAAAAAATGCCGGTGGCTACAACCGATCAGGCGCTACAGGGACGCGCAGCCGGGGTAACCGTGACCACCAACTCCGGTTCGCCGGGTTCTCCCGTACAGATTCGCGTACGTGGAGTGGGCACTATCAACGACTCTTCACCGCTGTTTGTGGTAGATGGTTTTCCGGTAGACGATATCGGTTATTTAAATCCGTCTGATATCTCCTCTATGGAGATATTGAAAGATGCTTCTTCTACCGCGATTTATGGTTCGAGAGGTGCCAATGGTGTTATCCTGATTACCACCAAGAACGGGAAGAATATGGAAACGCCTGTTATCAGTTTCGATTCATATTACGGTGTGTCGACCATGTGGCGGAAACCCAAATTGCTGGATGCTTCGCAATGGGCCATGCTCAAAAACGAAGCACTGACCAACGGGGGCATGGCAACCATTCCCGAATTAGTCGATTATCAAAGTCTCGGAAAAGGTACCGACTGGGTAAAAGAAGTGACCCGCGCGGCCAGTACCCGGAACATCAATTTCTCTGTAACGGGCGGAAGCGAGAAGGTTAGCTATTTCATCAGCGCAAATAATTACTTGCAGGAGGGGATTGTAAAGAAGTCCGACTTTAACCGAACTTCTTTACGGTTGAATACCTCGATTAAAGCGAAAAAGTGGCTAACGCTCGGTGAAAACCTGTCGATAGAATATAACAAAACCCGCAGGATAAACGAAGATGATGAATGGACAGCTGTTTTGATTCAAGCTACCACCATCGATCCGGTGACGCCGGTTCGTTTGTCCAACGGCAATTTTGCCCCATCCAATTATGTGGATATGAATAATCCTGTGGCGCATATCGACCGGACAAATGCCTACAGCAAAGCATTCCGGGTCGTGGGAAACGTATTTGGTGATATCACCTTCAACAAATACCTGTCGTTCAGATCCAACCTGGGTATTAATTACACCTACGGGAATGATTACGATTTCAATCCTATCTACCACATCTCCGGATCGGAAAGCAACGATATTAACTCGGTTTACCGCGGCAGCAGTGAAGGCCGTTCGTGGAACTGGTCCAACTATTTTACTTACACCAGGGACTTTGGGAAGCATAACCTTTCGGTGATGGCCGGGATGGAAGCTTCGAAGGATTACAACGAGTGGTTTAGCACCCGGGCAACTGCCCTGCCCAAGGAATTTGTGCAGCTACGGTACATTCATAACGCTGCTAACCGCGACAAAGCAACTTCCGACGGTTCGATGACCGATAAACGGATGCAGTCATACTACGGGCGTATCAATTATTCGTATGACAATAAATATTTGTTGACGGCTAACATTCGCCGCGATGGTTCCTCTGTTTTTGGTCCGGATAAACGGTACGGTACCTTTCCCTCCTTCTCTGCAGGCTGGAAAGTTAGTCAAGAGGATTTCATGGCGGATAATACGACTATCAGTAACCTGAAAATCAGAGCTGGGTGGGGACAGATAGGAAATGACAAAATTCCGGAATACCAATACTATACCCTGGCCAACTCGGGGCAGCGTTATCCTTTCGGCGATCAGATTGTAGACGGAATCTCTTTCCCCGGGATTGGAAATTCGGAATTGCAGTGGGAAGAGACTACCACGACTAACGTGGGATTGGACATGGGATTATGGCGTGGTAAACTGACCATGACAGCCGATTATTATTTGCGGAAAACCAGTAATATGCTGATGCAGGCTCCTGTGCTGGCCCATGTAGGATTGCAGGAAGACCCGTGGGTAAATGTTGGTGCCATGAACAACAAAGGTTTTGAACTTGAGTTGAACTACAAGGACTCGAAAGGCGGATTCAAATACGAGTTAGGATTTAATTTCGCGGCTAACCGAAACAAAGTGACCGACCTTGGAACATCGGGTTCTATTTCTTCTGCCAGTTTGAGAAATGCGGGTTATGTTACCCGCACAATGGTGGGCAAACCCATCGCTCAATTCTGGGGATATAAAACACAGGGATTGTTCCAGAACTGGGATGAGGTAAATGCATGGACCGATAATGAAGGAAAGCTGTTACAACCCAATGCTGCTCCGGGCGATATCCGTTACGCCAAGGATGCTACGGGGAATCTGTACTACGGAATCATTGGCAATCCGCTTCCCAAGTTTACCTATGGCTTTAACGGCCAGTTCGGTTACAAAAATGTGGATTTGAACTTGTTTTTCCAGGGTACATACGGAAACGATATTTTCAACGGCACCAAAATCTATTCCGACCGGCCGGATGCCACGCACAACATGAGTACCCGTATGCTGAACCGCTGGACGGGTGAAGGCACAACCAACGATGCTCATTATCCGCGATTGAATGCAGCCGATGCCAACAACATCTGGTTTTCGGACCGGTATGTGGAAAACGGTTCGTATTTGCGGTTGAAGAACATTCAACTGGGCTATACGCTTCCTTCGCAATTGACGCAGAAATTTCAGATAGAAAAGTTCCGGGTTTATGTGGGAGCAACCAATTTGTTGACCTTTACAAAGTACGATGGCTTCGATCCGGAAATCGGCACCGGTTATTCTGGCTCACTCGATTTGGGAGTGGACAGAGCCAATTATCCTCAGGCCCGCACTTGGCTGTTTGGTTTAAGCCTTACTTTTTAA